tccaaatccttgagccaaaacctatgccatttgtgtccaccatacctacctactatgtggtatttctctgccattacaaagtaaattacttgagtgctacctttaaaatttcattctttgtctttgcaatatatagctcatggaaaagtagccttaaaaactatcgtggtaaagaatatgtagcttatgtatcttatttcttataagttgcttgttgagcggtaaccatgtttctggggacgccatcaactatcacacttttgttgaatatcatgtgagttgctatgcatgttcatcttgtctgaagtaagggtaatttatcatgattaaatggtttgagtatgcatattgttagagaagaacattgggccgccaaccaaagccatgtatcatggtggaagtttcagtttggacattaatcctcaatctcttatgagaatattatctgttgttgaatgcttatgcattaaagaggagtccattatctattttctatgttgtcccggtatggatgtcctcaagttgagatctatcaaaaacgagaaatcaaatgcgatctatctccttggacctttgtacaggcggcatagaggtacccctttgtgacacttggttgaaacatatgtaatgcaatgataatccatggaaatccaagctaattaggacaaggtgcgagcactattggtattcgatgcatgaggcttgcaacttataggatgtcttatgcataacgcaTATgagttattactaccgttgacaaaattgtttctatgttttcaaaatgaaaagctctagcacaaaaatagtaatccatgcttccctctgcgaagggcctttcttttactttatgttgagtcagtttacctacttctttctatcttagaagcaaacacttgtgtcaactgtgtgcattgattcctacatacttgcttatttgcattcatcatattactttgtgttgaaaattatccatgagatatacatgttgaagttgaaagcaaccgctgaaacttatatcttcctttgtgttgcttcaaaactttctactaagaatttattgctttatgagttaacacctatgcaagtcttattgatgcttttcttgaaagtactattcatgaaaagtctttgctatatgattcagttgtttagtcattgtctttaccattgcttcgaatcacttcattcatctcatatgctttacaatagtattgattaagattatgatagcatgtcacttcagaaattatccttgttatcgtttacctactcgagggcgagtaggaactaagcttggggatgcttgatacgtctcaaacgtatctataatttcttatgttccatgctagttttgtgacaatactcacatgttttatatacactttatatcgtttttatgcattttccgaaactaacctattaacaagatgccgaagtgccagttcctgttttctgctgttttaggtttcagaaaggctgttcgggcaatattcttggaattcgacgaaacaaaagcccacgatcttatatttcacggagggttccagaacaccgaagaggagtcaaggaagggcagcaggggacctacaccatatggcggcgcgggtggcccctggccgcgccaacctatggggagggagccccctggctcctccgactccgcctcttcgcctatataatccctcgcgacgtaaaaaccctacaacaattgacgaaactccagaaagactccagggacgccgccgccatcgcgaaactccgttttgggggacagaagtctctgttccggcacgctgccgggatggggaattgccctcggagtcatctccatcgacaccaccgccattttcatcgccattgttgtctcccatgatgaggagggagtagttctcccccgaggctgagggctctaccggtagctatgtggttcatctctctctctcccatggtgtgatctttatgtgatcatgagctttgtatcactattaatctatgtgctactctagtgatgttattaaagtagtctattcctcctccatgatgtaatgttaacagtgtgtgcatcatgtagtacttggcgtaggttatgattgtaatctcttgtagattatgaagttaactattactatgatagtattgatgcgatctattcccctttcatagctattgttgacagtgtgtatgctatgttagtactcggtctaaattgcaacggtctattatgcactctagaggttactttaatatgaactccggatgttgtggagcttgtttactccggcttgaggtgtgcttttatagccctacacaatgaatggtgtttgttatccaacaagagagtgtagaaagtagcatttatttattcagttatgtgatcaatattgagagtgtccactagtgaaagtatgatccctaggccttgtttctaagcattgaaacaccgtttccaacaagttctgttacatgtttgcttgctgccatctttatttcagattgcaattactacttacaatcatccatattacttgtatttcactatctcttcgccgaactagtgcacctatacatctgacaagtgtattaggtgtgttggggacacaagaaacttcttgtatcgtaattgcagggttgcttgagagggatatctgtgacctctacctccctgagttcgataaaccttgggtgattcacttacgggaaacttgctgctgttctacaaacctctgctcttggaggcccaacactgtctacaagaatagaagcgtgcgtagacatcaagcatcgaggtcgacgccttttgaagggggggggagatgatgaggacatccctaccatactactacctccgtcattaccaaatgaagatgaagctgctgtgaagctcaagtccaatgaagttcggattggaccttttacaagggctcgtgcgaagctacttaaacaacaggtgaactttttcctaaacgatactttgattgatgagaactttatacttccTAAGTCTTGTTActtgtgtatcatcaggtatgaagaggggacgagcatcgcacgaggaggagaagagCAACTGGACATGAAGAAGgatgtgaagctggacatggagctggagatgaagataccccatggacgcgcgagggaggagcgggaggcatgcgcgagaagggaagatgaagtccaggccgggccagcacccggtcagaccggccgccacgccggcgcgcccggtctctAGCCTGGTCCGagcgggcggcacgccggatccaccccggcgccaacaGGGCGGCCCGCTGACGCAGACCGGGCGGGGTACTGAGCCGAAATCCCCGCATCCGGTcaccacccggtccctggcccggtccaaaccggaccggctggtcccaggcccggtagaccggcccccagaccggtcgagtccgagtctgtctcgaccagatctattctggtcggttattttcgtatttTTTCGATctgaggtcgtcccggacgcctatataagtgcccaggacgcctccaaagttgctttagaccacgtttaagataaaccctagttcttagttgtttgctatgcaaaaatATTGAATCTCAACTCTCGAATTCGTTgcaatctggagttttatgctattgaaagtttgtgtgatctgctgtttcattgaggattagaagattgcaatctaccgcttcgtggtcggcggctacatgtgcaagtgtgtggagttgcgaatatcttgcagggttgagagctgttgcattggcgacaagaatcaatcgagagacttcatcggcatcatacaagttatcctcctatcatcgattccctccgctgctaccatcgcgtgttcatcaccacccatcgcttactgagaagatcaggCAACCCCTTATCAATGTGTGtcatgatacggtatctacctatgttatTTTAATCCCTTTCTTCCtttttaattagctgccacatcgcgTATCCTCTGAGTTTCTTACGTGGGCTGGCCTAGCACTCGTGCTTGTGTTTTTTCGATTTTGGTATTGTTCTAGAATATTCATGTTTACTTGTCCAGATTCACTGGTTTTTCTTTCTCATTTTCGCCTTTGTTTTcggttttctgttttttatttctttttataaaatttgaacatttttaattcaaatatttccaaaaAAAAAGAAATCTAAGCATTTTTTTAATCCGGACAATTTTGAAATCTGATCGTTTTTTTCAAAATCTGGACGTATTCCAAATCTGAACAATTATTCAAGTTTGAACTTTTTTGAAAATCTGAACAGTTTTCGGATCTGATCGGTTTTTTTCACCAAATATTTGAAAATGAACAAAAAAAAAACGAACTGATAAGAATGAACAGGAAAGCATTAAAGCAAGTAGCAACCgatcaactgggccggcccacttcacgTGTCGTCCCGCGAGGCGAAGCTGAGAGCGTCAAATATGGGCTCCCACGACATGCTGCAGCTGGGGCATCGTCCTAACTTCAGTTACCTCACGAGCCCAAAGCACAGGACGAACAGAGAGTCAGAGACGTCATCAGGCTGGACACCTGGTTTTCTGGACGATTGACCCGCCATTTGAGTATCTCCTCGAAATGGAGGATGGAAGTAAACAACCATTTGACTTCAGAACCAGGTAAGGTCATCATACCCCTTCCACGCCGCTGCAGCCTCCAAGAGTACCTCGTTTGCTACGTCGGCGATCAAGGATGAAATCCGATCAAAAGACTATCACACGCATAGGATCTGACACCTGAGTCAGGATTACATATGATTTCATGCAAATGCGGCTGTGTAAAACCATAATTCACACCGATAGAAGAAACATATATCAGCTAGCATCAACTTCCTTTCATTTTCCTCACGTGGCTGTAGTAGAATTACATATGCGTCAACAATTAATTAGCAATGATATGTCAGTGGACACTGCAAGATGATGTCGTCAAGATAAGGGTGAATTTCAGAGCTCCAACTCTGCTGCTGCACCGTGACAGAACCAGCATTCTGCATAATGACTTCTGAACCATGGCATTCTGCCTCAAAGCATACTGTCAACCTCAACATATAcagcaccagcagcagcagccatgGGAACAATCATGGCGATTTCGCTGGCTGGAAAAAAAAAATCTGATATAGAACAAGCTCTCATGATGCCTTAGCTGGTGGCAAGGTTGCTATCTCTACAAGGGCTTTGTGCAGCGCTTGCGGCCTCGAGAAGAAAGGGGCATGGTCGGACCCTTTCAGCCGCAGAACCTTCTCTGGTGGGTTGGTCGCACACATGCTCTGCTGATGGGAGAGAGGTATTGCATTGTCCTCTGTAGTCTCAACAAAGAATCTCCGCACAGACCCGTAGTTTTCTTCTGTTAGGGCGAGTTTCTCCATTATCGGGGCAAATGGGACAGGTCTGATGGATACCGAAGCCAAGGTTACATCCTTCAGGAACACAATGAGTGGGTGTCAGAGTCCAGTTTTCAAAATAGGATTGAGCGGTATAGTTGGAGATGAGCATGGAAAGTATAATACCTTGGCAGGACTTTGGTTGAATAACAGATCTCTTATCAAAGCCTTGTCGATGTTGATAGCGGTGGGAGGCCGGTCCTTGCCATTGGAGTATACAAATTCCTGCGCCTTTTGGAGCATACCATTTGTATCCATCTGCAGCATATGGAGTAGAATTGTCTGGCATCAGGCAGAATCCTTGAAAGATATACCAACTTGAACATGATATAAAAATTAAGACTTTTCATCATATTTTTTATTACAGTTAAGCTGTCATAGAGATCAACCTGTTGGAACATATCAAGAGCACTATGTCCATTTGCCAGCATTGTTGCACAAAGGAAAACAGCCTTGGCAACTTTCGAGGGAAACATCTCCATTGCATGGGATATGCAAGCACCACCGAAATCATGTGCAACCAAAATCACCTGTGTTATAACAAAAATATCAAAAGATGTATAATTGGTTGGGCTAGCAAAGATGATGTGCATAGCAAGAATATCAGAGAACAGGGGGCATGATGTACACTTGAACTCAACAGTAAAAATCTCTTGAAAGAAATTATGTGGTGGTTGAATATATGAGAACCAGCACGACAAATAAAATTCCAATAATACGAAAAAAATTTGAAGTTGAAGCCGATGCATCAGATCGCACCAGAATTACTTTACTAACAAAAAAAAGGCATCCTCTTAATAGATAAATTGCACACGCATTAATGGCATGTGATGCAGCTATTTTAAAACTATTTAAGCAAATACTAACTCTCCTACTTCAAACCATGACCATCAGAAAAACTTAGCTGGTGGTCACAGACTCACATTTTAGTATCAATTTGAACAATTCCTAATATTATGATCCCCAAAATACGTTTACAGAATATATCCCTTATAAATTAATTCCAAACACTGAAACATACAACACTTATCTTATATGTATGCTTCATCAAATGGTTGGTTGTAATCTTAGGTTAATATTGTCAATCTTACTCGCAAAAGAAACAGTAGTGTCTATCTTAACTTCTTATTATCTTATCAACTACAATAGTCAACTATAGCTTCATAAACATTCCTAATTGAGGGACACTCTGGTAAATATGTGAAACATATTATGATTAGTATTTGAAAAGAGACCATACCTTTTCAGCATCACCTAGGCCCTTAAGGTAAGATGTAAGTGGCTCAGCATACTCTGAAAGACTGCTAATCTTGTTTGTATCAGAACAATGAATCCCGGAGCCTGTTAAGTCGATGGCATTGACTTTGAACCCACTATCTTCAAGAAGTGACATGGTCTTGTACCAGCACCAAGCACCAAACCCGCCTCCGTGAACaagaacaatgatgttggtttccaAATCTTTTGTATTCAAATCCTGTTGAAGAAGTAAATCATTGGTTAATCTGATAATAGATACTATATGGATGCAATGACCGTGGTTAGATATACAAATAATATTGTAACATCTTCCAATTAATGGAAGAGCTCCATTTGCTTCCGGTCTGCACACAAATGGACATAGCCAACATTTATGTTGTGTGGAAGTGTACACGAGCGACAAGCTTAAAACAACTTTGAACATCTGCATTACCTAAGTGACAATCTGTAATAAATATTTTGAAGTTTCAACAGAATTCAGGAGCAGAAGTAGCAGACAAATTGTCATAAGGGTACTACCGTTTTACTAGTTGCAACTGTAGAAGTGGTTGTTTGCACGTTATTAGAAAATAAAACCCCAATTTACAGCCAAAATGCGTGCTAATTCAGCTTACCGTATATACACATCCAAAAAAACTTAAGGCCATAAGCATCTCttctatgcagaggccgggggtCTCAACCTCCTTTTCGAAAAACAACATCTAACAATTTAGCAGTGACATTGAAAATAGCAAACACGAATTTACCAGTAAACCAAATCTCCCTTGTCCACCAAAACACGCCCGGGGCCGTTCTTAAACCAAAATCTTCTTAGTAGTGAACAGTCAACAGGAATCATCAATTATGATTGCTCAGCGGTCAATTATGGCTGTATATAAGTCAAGCCTGCTGGCTGCCGACAGCCATTTTTAGTAACGGTCAAGAGAGGCTAGGTAACAACGAAACTTCTTTTTCTTGACTAAATAAAGATAACACAGATTCACCGTGACTGAAACAATTTGAACTAAGTAATTTCAGGAATGAGGATCCGTCACCATTGCACAAGTTGGGAGATATCCCCTCCCTTTTTTGTGAGGCTAAACTGTGGGAGAGCAtcccactgcaatttttatatTATAAAGCAAGTATTtacagagttgtttacaaaagctAAACATTCATCCCccatttttttttcgagaaaaagATATCCGAGTGTCCTCTAGAATAAATGAACACATGCGCCAACATCATTGTCCTAGGAGGCTACGAGAAACAATCAATGGAATGGCATCTGAATTCCGAATCATGCCCGATATGtaccaacaacaaccaccacctatCACCCACACAATGACACAACCGTACTTTCCAACACGTTGTGAAATTCTCCCAAATCAGTGCTCGACAGCTCGTCGTATGGATTACATTGTGCAGCCATGGAGGAACGGATGGACAGACACCTGGAGCTGCAGGCTCTCCATGGAGAAAATTGCATATTGCTACCACAAAAGTGGTAGTTTTTTGCAATTGACCGGAAAAGTTGTAGTTTTTTGAAGCCCTAGCCTCAATTGTGGTAGCAATATGCAATTATCTCCTCTCCATGTTATATCCAACGAAATGGAAGCACCGCTGGTTCTCACACGAGCTAATTGTCCTCGCCATGGCAACAAATCGAAGGACGCGATGGATTCAAGAAACGTTTACTAGTAGAAAATGACGGGCGACGCGAAAACCAACCGATCCCCACCAGGAATCCCGTGCGAGTAGAGTAAAAGGAAAAGTCAACAAGGAGCAGCGTTCAACTTCCACGCGGCGGCACGCGGACCAACGAAGCAATGCGACCGGAGGAAGCAAGCGGCGAAGGAATTGAAGGAAGGAGGGCGCCGGTAGTACCTTGGCGAGGAGGTGCTGCGGCTGGAGCTCGGGGTCGGCGAGCGAGCGCGGGCGCGTGCTGGAGCTCCTCGGCAGCGGCGGGCCCTGCTGCTGCCGCTTGGCGGCGTACCTTACGGAAGCCGACCGGTCGAACGCGCCTCCGGCGCCGCGCTGACCCAGCACGAGCGCCGCGGCGGCGGCCAGCGCCTGCTCGTCGATCTCCGCGgccttgccgccgccgccgcggcgggATGAGACGGAGGAGCGCCGcttggcggcgggcggcggggagGCCGAGGGGGACCGGCCGTTGCGGCCGGACATGCAGGAGACTATCGCGCCCATGGCGCTTGCTCCGGTGCCGGCAGGGGATCCGGAGGAGTCGTTGTTGGATGGAGAAGGAAGGGGAAAGAAAGGAGCAGAGGTGGAAGGGCGCGGCAGAAACGGCAGGAAAAGCATACGAAAATTTATACTTGTGGCAGTACTTGCCGTTTTTGCAGAGAGGGACTTCCGTTCCCACGGATTCCGTTTCGGGGTTGTTGGTTGTTGACTGTTGAGGGGTCGGAGGTGCCTCCTTCATTTGACATGACGCCACAGGAAATGCACTATTTTGGTCAGGCAGCAGCGCTGAAAAACACCACAAGAGAGAGATTTTTATTTGTCTGGCAAGACAGAATAAGAAAGTCATGTCTCCTTTCGTTGCCATGCGTGATTTTCATGGACCAAACTGGGATCATTGGTAGGTTGTACCTAGGGCTATTGAAGGGTAGGCCTGGTTCGAATGGTACTTGGTCATGTTCTCTACTTCGTTGGTAGCTTGAAAAGTCTTTTTCTACACCGGGTAGACAACTCTCGTCCTTTGTTTGGTAGGCTGCACAAAACCCTTCTCCCTCGGCTGATGCAAATCATAGTGTTTGGTTGCACACTCGAGGTTGCATAGTGTTACCATGGTCTAAATATGGTGAGTTTAATGTGTCATTGCTCAATTACATccgcttagggcatctccagagcgaccgtttgtgtccgccgtgaccggaaatgtgtctggggcctgctccagcggggcgacacaaAGTGACCGAGCCGTCCGcgaagacgcaaacctggcccaaatatgtgccaggtttgcgtctccgcggacgctcggcggtcacgCGGAATGTCCGCCGAAAGAGACGTAGGACCCGTGCGTTAGTGGCAGGGAGgccgatattattcccgccactgGCCATTCCTCGCACGAAATTGcaaactagaccggcgcgagcagtccaaaagcgatggacgtcctcgccgccgcagccaccgccatggatgcggagcaaaccctcgcacccgccgccgcccacactcccccgtagccagGACCATAGCCAGAATGGAGGCTACAGCTCCGGtggaagcaaagcgggccgccaccgccggcggccgggaggcaaagccgaaggcggcaaagaaggtgctctccgcGGAGGAGAAAATCATCGAGGCCGCCAACGAGAAGATCAAGACTGCCGCGGCCGCCAACGAGCAggcctggcagatgcagatcaaagTCGGCGTCGCACAAGTAGCCCTCCAGCCGACCTTAGCAgagggctacatgctcgtcaagagaGGGGATCGCCGGCGTCGCGGTTCGCCTTCGGCCTGCCGCCGGTGCAGTTGATCGGGGCACCGGAGCAGTTCAACGGGGCggcggttcccgacctcaaccggacgcctagaagcggcgattcctgcccgggcgcgacacagaagacgcgccaggtgccggaggagagcatgccacagccccgcatcctgttcgacaaaatggcgccgcctgccccgacgatggacgacccggtacgtcAGCTCTATCAATGTGTGCGACTGCCGTGTATCATGCGTCTGACGTCCGGTTATTCGTAGGACTATTGGAAGGACCGCCATGACTCAGACATCCAGGAAATTATCTACGGCGGCAGCTTCGTTCGCGGTGATCCGGCCGGGACAGGCCCGCATGATGACCGGGCAGCaacgcaagatgcggaggacatcgaaACCGCACGGCTGTTCGCCACCCAGCAGACACAGCCAACACCCGTGTCCGTCGACGACTTCGACGACGCGCCAACACAGCCTGACATTGCTACGAAGAAGAAGGGGAAGAGCCTGAGGACACAAGgcttcgtcgacgacgaggataaGTGTTTGTGTGAAGCGTGGCTGACAACGAGCCATGATTGTATTGATGGCGCGCagcaaaagggcaaggtctattgggccaaggtcttgcagcagtacaacgagaccaggatccacccgccctaccatatcacaagccctcggacggaagagtccctccggaaaatatggaactacatc
This region of Lolium perenne isolate Kyuss_39 chromosome 2, Kyuss_2.0, whole genome shotgun sequence genomic DNA includes:
- the LOC127332716 gene encoding putative methylesterase 11, chloroplastic, encoding MGAIVSCMSGRNGRSPSASPPPAAKRRSSVSSRRGGGGKAAEIDEQALAAAAALVLGQRGAGGAFDRSASVRYAAKRQQQGPPLPRSSSTRPRSLADPELQPQHLLAKDLNTKDLETNIIVLVHGGGFGAWCWYKTMSLLEDSGFKVNAIDLTGSGIHCSDTNKISSLSEYAEPLTSYLKGLGDAEKVILVAHDFGGACISHAMEMFPSKVAKAVFLCATMLANGHSALDMFQQMDTNGMLQKAQEFVYSNGKDRPPTAINIDKALIRDLLFNQSPAKDVTLASVSIRPVPFAPIMEKLALTEENYGSVRRFFVETTEDNAIPLSHQQSMCATNPPEKVLRLKGSDHAPFFSRPQALHKALVEIATLPPAKAS